A stretch of Lathyrus oleraceus cultivar Zhongwan6 chromosome 6, CAAS_Psat_ZW6_1.0, whole genome shotgun sequence DNA encodes these proteins:
- the LOC127095557 gene encoding uncharacterized protein LOC127095557, which produces MCQDLRKLFWWPGIKKEIAKFVYSCLIYQKPKIEHQKSSGLLQPLSIPEWKWDSISMDFVSGLPRTPSNCEAIWVIVDRLTKFAHFIPIKMDYPMERLAKLYIEKIVSLHGIPSSIVSDRDVREKMKVSQSRHKSYHDKRRKALEFEVYDHVFLRVTPITGVGRALKSCMLTPRFIGPYQISEKVGDVTYRIMLPSSLANLHDVFHVSQLRRYIADPSHVIQLDDVQVRDNLTVETLPMRIKDREVKQLRRKEFALVKVVWGGPAGGNVTWELESQMRDSYPELFA; this is translated from the exons atgtGTCAAGATTTGAGGAAATTGTTTTGGTGGCCTGGTATAAAGAAAGAGATTGCGAAATTTGTGTATTCGTGTTTGATTTATCAGAAAccgaagattgagcatcagaagtcgtctggTTTGTTACAACCGTTATCTATTCCtgaatggaaatgggatagtatttctatggattttgtttctggtttacctAGGACTCCGAGtaattgtgaagctatttgggttattgtggacaggttgacgaaattTGCTCACTTTATTCCGATTAAAATGGATTATCCGATGGAGAGGCTTGCAAagctgtatattgagaaaattgtcagtttgcatggtattccgtctagcATTGTGTCAGATAGGGATGTGAG AGAGAAGATGAAGGTTTCTCAGAGTCGTCAtaagagttaccatgacaagagAAGGAAAGCACTTGAGTTTGAGGTATATGATCATGTGTTTTTAAGAGTTACTCCGATAACGGGTGTTGGTCGAGCATTGAAGTCGTGTATGTTGACGCCGCGTTTTATTGGTCCATATCAGATTTCCGAGAAAGTAGGTGATGTGACTTATCGGATTATGTTGCCGTCGTCACTTGCTAATCTCCACGATGTGTTTCAcgtgtctcaattgaggagatacattgcggatccttcgcatgttaTCCAATTAGATGATGTGCAGGTTAGAGATAATTTGACCGTGGAGACATTACCTATGCGGATAAAAGATAGAGAGGTGAAACAACTCCGTCGTAAAGAGTTTGCTTTGGTGAAAGTCGTTTGGGGAGGACCGGCTGGTGGAAATGTGACGTGGGAGCTTGAGAGTCAGATGAGGGATTCATATCCCGAGTTGTTTGCTTGA